The Salvia miltiorrhiza cultivar Shanhuang (shh) chromosome 1, IMPLAD_Smil_shh, whole genome shotgun sequence genome has a window encoding:
- the LOC131006520 gene encoding phospholipase SGR2-like isoform X3, with protein sequence MESDVTAAGGEVEKTSPDMLKNTPMNIMRLTSEIEQCEGRQKYLAHTSSPSDGGDVRWYFSKVPLAANELAASIPQTEIVGKGDYFRFGMRDSLAIEALFLQREDELLSSWWKECAESSDGPLGTSVISKSTLQINRTSSGIPQSYQLYATDEERVGVPVKGGLYEVDLVRRHCFPVYWNGDNRRVLRGHWFARRGGLDWLPLREDVSEQLEYAYRNKVWRRRTFQLSGLFAARVDIQGPTPGLHALFIGEDDTWEAWLGVDACGFSGVVKFGKHGINLRRGYAPPQSQKPTQDELRQQQEEEMDDYCSQVPVGHLVFMVHGIGQRLEKSNLVDDVGDFRHITASIAERHLTFHQLATQRILYIPCQWRKGLTLSGEVAVEKITLDGVRGLRTMLSATVHDVLYYMSPIYCQEIIDSVSNQLNKLYLKFLKRNPGYDGKVSIYGHSLGSVLSYDILCHQETLTSPFPMEWMYKEQRRNNIPISVRNNLTSNNSPPSNSRYESSENVLSECVVGPLHYPDLVEEGISNPLGPPISSESDISSLGGNTDELFHSSHDMEFNKNDLINDPNTMRTDVVQFADTTENSHSSKAEKIRLLMEEKDFLKAKVKEFEADCDGKVNAKKSTSDVNQSDPKRLLHGYRDSLKSYTPQIKYTKLEFKVDTFFAVGSPLGVFLSLRNVRIGIGKGKEYWKEKNINEEMPACRQMFNIFHPFDPVAYRIEPLVCEEIMHKPPVIIPYHRGGKRLYVVLKEFKEGLASCSQAVRNHFNNVRVGESANTM encoded by the exons ATGGAATCGGATGTCACGGCTGCTGGCGGCGAGGTGGAGAAGACATCGCCGGATATGTTAAAGAATACGCCGATGAATATAATGCGGTTAACTAGTGAGATCGAGCAATGTGAGGGTAGGCAGAAATATCTGGCACATACTAGCAGTCCGTCAGACGGCGGCGATGTGCGGTGGTACTTTTCCAAGGTTCCATTGGCGGCCAACG AGCTAGCTGCCTCAATCCCTCAAACAGAAATTGTTGGAAAAGGTGATTATTTTCGATTTGGTATGAGGGATTCTCTTGCAATAGAGGCATTATTCTTGCAG AGAGAGGATGAGTTACTTTCAAGCTGGTGGAAAGAGTGTGCAGAGAGTAGCGATGGCCCTCTTGGGACAAGTGTTATTTCAAAGTCAACCTTACAGATAAACAGAACATCGTCAGGAATTCCACAATCATACCAACTATATGCAACTGATGAAGAAAGAGTTGGTGTCCCTGTAAAGGGAGGGCTATATGAG GTAGATTTGGTTAGGAGACATTGTTTTCCTGTATACTGGAATGGAGATAATCGGAGGGTTCTACGAGGCCACTGGTTTGCTCGTAGAGGTGGTCTGGATTGGCTTCCACTACGCGAGGATGTTTCTGAGCAGTTAGAATATGCATATCGCAATAAG GTTTGGCGCCGAAGAACGTTTCAATTATCAGGTCTCTTTGCTGCACGAGTTGATATACAAGGCCCTACTCCA GGACTACATGCCCTTTTTATCGGGGAAGATGATACATGGGAAGCATGGCTAGGTGTTGATGCTTGTGGGTTTTCTGGTGTTGTAAAATTTGGAAAGCATGGGATCAACTTAAGACGTGGATATGCTCCACCTCAGTCTCAGAAACCGACCCAG GATGAATTACGTCAACAACAGGAGGAAGAGATGGATGATTACTGTTCACAG GTTCCTGTCGGACATTTAGTCTTCATGGTTCACGGTATTGGTCAAAGGTTGGAGAAATCTAATTTGGTGGATGATGTTGGAGACTTTCGCCATATAACTGCAAGTATTGCTGAAAGGCACCTTACTTTTCATCAACTTGCTACTCAAAGAATACTTTATATTCCTTGTCAG TGGAGAAAGGGATTGACGCTCAGTGGAGAAGTTGCAGTTGAGAAAATTACTTTGGATGGTGTCCGAGGGCTACGCACGATGTTGAGTGCAACTGTTCATGATGTCCTATACTATATGAGCCCTATATACTGTCAAGAGATAATAGATTCG GTATCCAACCAACTTAACAAATTATATCTAAAGTTTCTTAAGAGGAATCCTGGTTATGATGGAAAG GTTTCAATTTATGGTCACTCTCTGGGCAGTGTTCTGTCTTATGACATCCTTTGTCATCAAGAGACCTTGACCTCACCTTTCCCAATGGAGTGGATGTACAAAGAACAAAGAAGAAACAATATTCCTATTTCTGTCAGGAATAACTTAACATCTAATAACAGTCCTCCCTCAAATTCTAGGTACGAGAGCTCAGAGAATGTTTTAAGTGAGTGCGTGGTTGGTCCTCTGCATTATCCAGATCTTGTAGAAGAGGGAATTTCCAATCCATTGGGGCCTCCGATATCATCAGAGTCTGATATATCATCATTGGGTGGAAATACCGATGAACTTTTCCACAGTTCACATGACATggaattcaataaaaatgacctGATAAATGACCCCAATACAATGAGAACTGATGTTGTACAATTTGCTGACACTACAGAAAATTCCCATAGTAGTAAAGCTGAAAAAATTAGGTTATTGATGGAAGAG AAAGATTTTCTAAAAGCAAAAGTGAAAGAATTTGAAGCTGATTGTGATGGCAAAG TGAATGCAAAGAAGAGCACCTCAGACGTAAATCAATCTGATCCTAAGAGACTTCTGCATGGGTATAGAGATTCCTTGAAGAGTTATACCCCTCAgatcaaatatacaaaattagaGTTCAAG GTTGATACATTCTTTGCTGTTGGGTCTCCTCTTGGAGTTTTTCTCTCCCTTCGTAATGTTCGTATTGGGATTG GCAAAGGGAAAGAGTATTGGAAggagaaaaatataaatgaggAGATGCCAGCATGTCGGCAAATGTTTAACATCTTCCATCCTTTTGATCCTGTAGCATATAG AATTGAACCACTCGTTTGTGAAGAGATTATGCACAAGCCTCCTGTCATTATTCCTTACCACAGGGGTGGGAAGCGGCTGTATGTTGTGCTTAAG
- the LOC131015700 gene encoding uncharacterized protein LOC131015700, producing MHEARHGFPGMLGSLDCMHWGWKNCPVAWHGAYTRGDQGEPTIILEVVASQDLWIWHAFFGVAGFNNDINVLHQSTLFNDVLAGHEVAVHFLAKNSHHTRGYYLTDGIYPDWPVFVKSFQFLNDEKKRRFKEMQEAARKDVERAFGVLQARWGGNASHFDGDDDKGPSSTPQTQFNSGAPPEFAAYLARNASLKDARLHARLRDDLVEHIWARFGPVDP from the exons ATGCACGAAGCCCGCCATGGGTTCCCGGGAATGTTGGGGAGcctagactgcatgcattggggaTGGAAGAATTGCCCCGTGGCTTGGCATGGCGCCTACACTCGAGGGGATCAAGGCGAGCCAACAATTATATTAGAGGTCGTTGCTTCACAAGATTTGTGGATCTGGCATGCATTCTTTGGAGTCGCTGGGTtcaacaacgacatcaacgtgctcCACCAGTCCACGCTATTCAACGATGTTTTAGCGGGGCATGAAGTGGCTGTGCACTTCCTCGCCAAAAATTCTCACCACACTCGAGGATACTACTTAACAGACGGCATCTATCCGGACTGGCCGGTGTTCGTGAAGAGCTTCCAGTTTCTGAACGATGAGAAGAAGCGGAGGTTCAAGGAGATGCAAGAAGCTGCAAGGAAGGATGTGGAACGAGCTTTCGGTGTTCTTCAGGCTCGGTGGG GTGGAAATGCAAGTCATTTTGACGGTGACGACGACAAGGGACCAAGTTCTACTCCTCAAACACAATTCAATTCCGGAGCACCACCGGAGTTCGCCGCCTATTTGGCACGGAATGCAAGCTTGAAGGATGCACGATTGCATGCTCGCCTCCGCGACGATTTGGTTGAGCATATATGGGCACGCTTTGGTCCGGTTGACCCGTAG